AGAGAATTACTGGGATTGTCTGGTATGAATCGGATCAAATAAATGACTCCTGTCCTTTAAATCTGGATCTAATGCAATGATCTAAAAGCAGCAACTTCTATCAGAATTGCAGGAGTAAACTGATtactaatttatattaattatgaatTACAGAATGATGACTTACCACCCAGGCCTGGCAGACATACTGAGTCAAGATCTGGGTCTGACTCAAGCTCGGGCTCGGGCTCGGGCTCTGGCTCAGGCTGTGGCGTAAAATGCTGGACTTCATCTGTGTCGCAGCACAGGAAAGGACGCTTTGCAGCCTTCCATActctcttaaagaaagcagagACTCTTTTCCATTTCCTTCCTTTCCTGggtttttctaaaatgaagacaacaaacagaaacatcTCCATGAACAGAGCTGCAGCTACAGTGCTCAGAATATTCATATATGCTGTACCCCCCATTTTAAAGATTAAtacttttatccatttctcagtgaatatgggtaatatatacatcagtgcatttgaacaaaacaaatttattaaacagatttatttattaaaataatattttagtcacagaacttttttagaaatggaaagataatacaattaaatctgtgcaaaacaaaaaaaaaacaaattacaaactaaaacatttcaacaaaattatctatatttttgcttctctttgatttttgctacttttgaaaattaactttaatattttcccctaatatataaatttggactactaatttttgaaccattattgtaagtgattttgttagataagctccagatttggcttcagtactgactaatctaatgtacatgcacaaatataatattgtaaagcatcctatagaaaatatgaatttaaatgagagatttgtgggggtgtactcatatatgtttAGCACAGTAATAATTAATACACACCAACAGTACAACAAATGACACTGTCCGATTtataaactaaaaacaacaaagagtaaaaataacagaTGGCAGAAATAAAATGAACCAAATTCAGGATGACTCACCTTCAGTCCCATCAATTTTAGAGGGGTCTTGAACAGACAGAGGCAACTCAGGACAGTCCGAATCTGCATCCGTCATTTTCTTAGTATTGGAGGGGCCATGGACACTGATGGTGCCTGGCAGACACACCAGCTCAGTGTCAACATGACCTGTGAGGGCCGTTGAGGACTCAGGTTGGGCCGAATCTGCTGATTGCTTGATCCTGgaggggcccggaacactcaacggctgaggttcttcacagacctggactggcggacgcatctgcTCAGGGTCAACATGATCTGCGATGGTCGTTGACTTGATCCTGGATGTTCCTGGAACAGCCAACGACTCAAGACTGTCGCAGTCCTGGACTGGCGGATGCATCTGCTCAGTGTCAACATGACCTGTGAGGGCCGTTGAGGACTCAGGACGGGCCCGATCTGCATTTGGCACTTCTGCTGTTTGCTTGATTCTGTaggggcccggaacactcaacggctgaGGTTCTTCACAGACCTGGCCTGGCAGCCACACCGGCTCAGGGTCTGCATGTGCCGTGACGGTCCTGGAGGGACCTGGAACAGGCAGATGCTCGAAATCATTGACATCCGACTGTGGTTCAAAGGGAACCACTCTGCTCCGGTCACAGCTAAGGAAAGGGCGCTTTGCAGCCTTCCATActctcttaaagaaagcagagACTCTTTTCCCTTTCCTCCCTTTCTCTGGGTTTTCTAAAGTAAAGGAAATGAACAGGGAAGTATTAGAAAACTCTTTAACCACAGGTTTACCATAGACAAACTGCTGAAAATTAGACATATAAAAGAcaatcacacaaaacaaacatcaagaataaatgtacaattataatagaaaatgtttaattatgtgaaATAGCAAATCATGTCTATGATGTAAAATGACAAATACAACCTGATAAATAGTGAGTTAGTCAGTAAGACTCATTTTTGAGTCAATATTCTGAGttatagaatattttattatagttatagtttgagctatttaacaatatattagcacatttgttcatttaccGGTCTCTATGTTGCTACCATGCcaatttgaatattgggtctgaaatagcatgttagtAAGACTTCAAATCCGCataagcactatttaattgactgtaaacaatgttgtactatGATAGTCATTGGGTGTTATGATGATTTCCCCATTTACGATTTGAAACAATATTTCTGTTATATTTTAAgcagaaagtcagaatgtgtgaatataaaaccaactttacctcaattgaaTTAATTTATCCCTGCTTAAACAAATGAAAGACTTAAATATAACATTCTCACTCAGTTTGCTCAAATATTCTTCCACATCATCAAAAACTAGGAAAATTACTGTGCAGGTCTACACATAGagtttaaattaaagtaatattagaatgtttttttatcAGTAACATTAACAAGGCACAATTTCAGTTGAGTGGAAAGGAGAAACTTAAAGCCAGAATGTCAATACATAAAATGACAGACAGCAGGCCTCAATCACAAAGTCAGAAAATACACAATATCATAACTACACGAAACAATTACAATCACAAGAGGTTGAATATTTACGTCTTACGTCGGCAAGTCAGGTTATATGgcgatatattattattattatagtttttattaaataataggtGGGAATACACCGTTTTTGTAAACTCTCATCTCACCTGTTGGGCTTCTCATCATGGTAGAAGTTGTAGGAGAAGCCATCGTGTCACTCTGATGATTATTGTTGTCAAATACAGGCTTGATCAAATTTTCTCGAGTAAAAAACACAGTTGACATAATATTTGCTGTTTGAGATGCAAAACAAGTCGCTAAagtcattaaatcactgttcactgTACTCGATCGTTTGTCACTCTGAGGAATTCTGTCGGCTGTGACGTCATGGAATTCTTCTCGTTCTATTTATTCGTCATCAGTAAGGTGAGGTGCGCGGGGTGATACAAGTTGGCGCTCTGGTCGGCCAAGTTTGTTGCGCCCTACCACTCAGTTGCTGTTTTTGTCAGATACTAAATTCATAGCAGATAAAGTGACATATACCGTGATGAAAGCTTTAGCAATTATTATTAAACTGCTATCAGAAATATCAGTATAAACTGCAGCTGCGTGAGCAGCACCAGAGGTTACATTCATTATATTTTACCAATAAAGCATACaaacatgtaaatgtatttatcaaGGTATTTACAAACATGTATTAAAGTTTATATCACAGTCAATAAGtggacatgttttttttaaatataaaagattGAATTAGAAATATGAAGGGTTGGGCTAAAATAGTCCATAAATTATCAGTCCACAagagaaagaaaaatgttttatgatttattggacaaataacaaactggcagGCACAAGTAACCTCACTAGTCAGACATTGGCCATctgtataataaaacaataacaacagtaataattataataatgtcctTAATTCCCTTTTTATGGCTCTCTTGTAAATTAGTAAAATTCACTGATTATGACAATCATCTTTGAGCTAAAATGTTATCGctaaaatattatcattatcagtggattttacttattatataaaactatttaaaacgtATTGATTTATGGAGGCTTTTGGTGCTGGACACGTTTTTATTTCTCGATTTGtgttaaacaattaaaacaaatacagGATGCGTTGTGCTTCACTCAGAACAAGGCACGCTTTGAGATTACTGCCATTATGGtcaattattttttatagcaTACTAACCCCAAAAATCTTCTCTTTTCACAGGACTAGTAGCATGCTGCATCTCTGTAGTGTAAAGCTGCCATTTgatattaattgaacattttaatttgatcattttagtgtaataaaaaataaaacgaataaagtgaaagaaaaatgaaataaatacttaACGAAATTAATTAAGACAAAATGTTTCATATTAGTCTAAAGATCGTGTAGTTGAACATGACTAGTTGACTTTTTTTGGCAGATGAAGGAAAGTCGGAACACAAGTTTTATGCTTATAgtaaatatggatttatttattttgtatgtgtgtttggctGTAAAAGCGCATCTGGTGTTTCTCTATggcgcaggtcagattttctccaggtcatCATTTATTACGTTTCAAttaattttgtgtaaaaaaaatacactaaTTAGACCTGTCCAGTGTCGTCTGGAGTGTGTCGGATTAATATTATATCAGAATAACATGAATGAAGTGAGCAGGTGTAAACAGCCTCAAAACATTGGACGGGATTTAGCGCATTCTGCGGTCGTAAAGCCTTTATCGGACAGGAatcctcagaaattgtaattgtacaagtcaaaaaataaatagggaaacccaggtgaaaaaatatatataattaaatgcaactaaaatacacttaaatacccgcaaatacatttttagtacattgttattttttgtgttgaataaaagtttgatggttttacactataaatatactcattaaaagtatgtttatacttcagtaggactttagtacacttgacaaaagtataccaaataccagaaatacttaaataaatttttagtgtactacaataaagtacactacagaa
The DNA window shown above is from Danio rerio strain Tuebingen ecotype United States chromosome 25, GRCz12tu, whole genome shotgun sequence and carries:
- the LOC103909832 gene encoding uncharacterized protein, which gives rise to MTLATCFASQTANIMSTVFFTRENLIKPVFDNNNHQSDTMASPTTSTMMRSPTENPEKGRKGKRVSAFFKRVWKAAKRPFLSCDRSRVVPFEPQSDVNDFEHLPVPGPSRTVTAHADPEPVWLPGQVCEEPQPLSVPGPYRIKQTAEVPNADRARPESSTALTGHVDTEQMHPPVQDCDSLESLAVPGTSRIKSTTIADHVDPEQMRPPVQVCEEPQPLSVPGPSRIKQSADSAQPESSTALTGHVDTELVCLPGTISVHGPSNTKKMTDADSDCPELPLSVQDPSKIDGTEEKPRKGRKWKRVSAFFKRVWKAAKRPFLCCDTDEVQHFTPQPEPEPEPEPELESDPDLDSVCLPGLGEFEMSQYEVEYQIGEGFFGEVYVASHKRSNRVKVALKVLVMSQEDRYLDVDGHSTPVLAEVAMMLRLMNAPRCPNIIRLHDWIEIGNNFVLILEYAESCQTLHEYIKDTGEVEENQARRLIRQLIRAVMFCTERGVFHGDIHTANILVTLPRLELKLIDFGCAQPITQEPFNKSDYRGAGQSMPPEALMCRVFHANPAYVWTIGIMLYEIMHGRLAFNNTHSIVFGSIHINTRLSTACVDLISQCLIRNPAKRLQLHQVEEHCWFNPTTPNPVKQLYKRREN